Proteins co-encoded in one Ziziphus jujuba cultivar Dongzao chromosome 9, ASM3175591v1 genomic window:
- the LOC107427971 gene encoding N-alpha-acetyltransferase MAK3 isoform X2, translated as MESKKMEEEEEEKAEFEESEIEYVSYGGEHHLPLIMRLVDQELSEPYSIFTYRYFVYLWPQLSFLAFHRGKCVGTVVCKMGEHRNTFRGYIAMLVVIKPYRGRGIATELVARSIKVMMESGCEECSEVEDGTCYFMFV; from the exons ATGGAGTCGAAGaagatggaagaagaagaagaagaaaaagcggAATTCGAGGAATCGGAGATAGAGTACGTGAGCTATGGGGGCGAACATCATCTACCGCTGATCATGCGCCTTGTCGACCAAGAACTCAGCGAGCCCTACTCCATCTTCACCTACCGCTACTTCGTCTATCTATGGCCTCAGCTCTCCTTTCTC gCATTCCATAGAGGAAAATGTGTAGGAACGGTGGTTTGCAAGATGGGCGAGCATAGGAACACTTTCAGAGGATACATCGCCATGTTGGTTGTCATCAAACCCTATAGAGGAAGAGGCATTg CTACAGAACTTGTTGCCAGGTCTATTAAAGTCATGATGGAATCGGGTTGTGAAGAG tgttctGAAGTTGAAGATGGAACTTGTTACTTCATGTTTGTTTGA
- the LOC107427971 gene encoding N-alpha-acetyltransferase MAK3 isoform X1, with product MESKKMEEEEEEKAEFEESEIEYVSYGGEHHLPLIMRLVDQELSEPYSIFTYRYFVYLWPQLSFLAFHRGKCVGTVVCKMGEHRNTFRGYIAMLVVIKPYRGRGIATELVARSIKVMMESGCEEVTLEAEVTNKGALALYGRLGFIRAKRLFRYYLNGVDAFRLKLLFPRPDLLPFIHKDEGQRHADYLPSEKCCGLH from the exons ATGGAGTCGAAGaagatggaagaagaagaagaagaaaaagcggAATTCGAGGAATCGGAGATAGAGTACGTGAGCTATGGGGGCGAACATCATCTACCGCTGATCATGCGCCTTGTCGACCAAGAACTCAGCGAGCCCTACTCCATCTTCACCTACCGCTACTTCGTCTATCTATGGCCTCAGCTCTCCTTTCTC gCATTCCATAGAGGAAAATGTGTAGGAACGGTGGTTTGCAAGATGGGCGAGCATAGGAACACTTTCAGAGGATACATCGCCATGTTGGTTGTCATCAAACCCTATAGAGGAAGAGGCATTg CTACAGAACTTGTTGCCAGGTCTATTAAAGTCATGATGGAATCGGGTTGTGAAGAG GTGACATTAGAAGCAGAAGTCACAAACAAAGGAGCACTTGCACTATATGGTCGTCTTGGATTTATCAGGGCAAAACGGCTCTTCCGATATTACTTGAATGGAGTTGATGCTTTCCGTTTGAAGTTACTGTTTCCGCGGCCAGACTTGCTCCCTTTCATTCATAAAGATGAGGGGCAGAGGCATGCTGATTATCTACCATCTGAAAAATGTTGCGGGTTGCATTGA
- the LOC107427979 gene encoding uncharacterized protein LOC107427979: MSLDDLPNAMLSAIAKRLGYCDVLSFRLVCKRFLRASNSATAEIESTREPLFLIYLGFECYMISKTGLWYPWPIPQLHGLGGAKCLASSMGWLLVFQAVTGSMFFIQPFCSYDSTVRIPKFPHTRVSRHCCAAFSSPPLSRDCIVVVVNRFILDDNFLDLQVVHHGCAYWTGYRIQCPRTYLVNIKGSAYHDGIFYFFSPNIRGIRLCPKNLVIQKFDLLSNVDLAAQHPPFPPFPIFELRKNYVRFVGLKKRLGLEENNRDSAIVSCGTAMTSLDNHNKLVVIFNEDITHRSARYRSKALYQGRIRIDVPAYSDRCATDL; this comes from the exons ATGTCGTTGGATGACCTTCCTAATGCGATGTTATCAGCAATAGCAAAGCGCTTAGGTTACTGTGATGTGCTGAGTTTCCGTCTCGTGTGCAAACGTTTCCTTCGTGCCTCAAATAGCGCTACTGCTGAGATTGAATCAACCAGAGAGCCATTGTTTCTTATTTATCTAGGTTTTGAATGTTATATGATAAGTAAAACAGGTCTATGGTATCCCTGGCCTATTCCCCAATTACACGGGCTAGGAGGAGCAAAATGTCTGGCATCAAGCATGGGATGGCTACTGGTATTCCAGGCCGTTACTGGTTCAATGTTTTTTATACAACCCTTCTGCAGCTATGATTCGACGGTACGAATTCCAAAATTTCCCCACACCAGAGTCTCCCGACACTGTTGTGCTGCGTTTTCATCTCCTCCTTTGTCCCGGGATTGCATTGTGGTCGTGGTAAATCGTTTTATTTTGGATGATAATTTTTTGGATTTGCAAGTTGTCCACCATGGCTGCGCGTATTGGACCGGATATAGAATTCAATGTCCTCGGACCTACTTGGTTAACATTAAAGGGAGTGCTTATCATGATGGAATATTCTACTTTTTCAGCCCCAATATCAGGGGAATTCGGCTTTGTCCTAAAAACTTAGTTATCCAAAAATTTGACTTGCTTTCCAATGTCGATCTTGCCGCACAACATCCTCCTTTTCCTCCTTTTCCTATTTTTGAGTTAAGGAAAAACTATGTCAGATTTGTGGGTCTCAAGAAGCGGCTGGGATTGGAAGAGAATAATCGTGATTCTGCAATTGTCTCTTGCGGGACGGCCATGACGTCGCTGGATAATCACAACAAGCTAGTTGTGATTTTCAACGAAGATATTACTCACAGATCAGCCAGATACAGATCCAAAGCTTTGTATCAAGGG CGTATTCGGATAGATGTGCCAGCGTATTCGGATAGATGTGCCACTGACCTATGA